A window from Luteibacter flocculans encodes these proteins:
- a CDS encoding DEAD/DEAH box helicase has protein sequence MHQPDDKRRRDDAAGTLPQAWRRVLAEPAASAVAERSVLGFFLEGVNDDHEPAAHLDVAPVLLTVSPEGRYSRPLPLDSRHLPDVSLTVAEKRLAATLLGLPQTLRKSRSYARFTGALGDQLLAEILDTAPCFFGGVAGLQLSRGKPHPLRWRWNLEKDGSQKLLPDVPASQRLFRVGSLWFLDAEHAEVGPLEAAPEESAWLDLPPLPPESTAAFRAELDAARMGPRVPAPQMLGEMKRAEVSPRPVLVLHALTRHARLAAGTPPLAYGRLAFDYAGERLPGRGGEPLVRRVRNGALLEISRRRAEELASMENLESVGLNPAVDTEGLPWDMADTLPDDAWLFPGKGYAGALEVNTPARWLALRPKLEADGFVLEYAPSFPFEVLEGPVRWYGQAHEDDADRAFDLEIGIEVEGRRVNLLPAVAQALAEHQLSLSPTPGEAEDSVWYAPVDERRRVPVRLKELRGLLAPLAEYLEKPRQQLHLPRVQAGRLEELAQALPSGGSFEAPERLRGFTRRLREAAERASDAVPEGLHAELRGYQRDGLRWMNALAEAGTGGVLADDMGLGKTLQLITHLLALKESGNLTSPALVVVPTSLVPNWISEVARFAPGLTLLALHGPQRAETFTRIPEHDVILTTYALLPRDVETLRKQAFSLVVLDEAQQVKNPRTQARRALLAMKVPRCLCLTGTPLENHLGELWSQLDLAVPGLLGDEGAFRRHYRLPIEKHQDYDCQDRLNRRIAPFILRRTKAQVASELPAKTEITRRVVMEAKQRDLYESLRLSLAEELREVIAQRGIAHSGIVVLDALLKLRQVCCDPRLVKLEAARGVRDSAKFELLMDMLPALLAEGRRVLLFSQFTEMLKLIAVELDRRRISYVTLTGETRDRAEPVRRFQDGEVPLFLLSLKAGGVGLNLTSADTVIHYDPWWNPAAEAQASDRAHRIGQDKPVFVYRLITAGTVEERIEELKARKAELADAVLEGGGSRERLSFDESDLDALLAPPA, from the coding sequence ATGCATCAACCGGACGACAAGCGCAGGCGGGACGACGCCGCGGGGACCCTGCCCCAGGCGTGGCGCCGCGTCCTCGCCGAGCCCGCCGCAAGCGCCGTCGCCGAGCGCAGCGTGCTGGGCTTCTTCCTCGAGGGCGTGAACGACGACCACGAGCCGGCCGCGCATCTCGACGTCGCCCCCGTCCTGCTCACGGTGAGCCCCGAGGGGCGCTACTCCCGACCCTTGCCGCTGGATAGCCGGCACCTTCCCGACGTCTCGTTGACCGTCGCCGAGAAGCGACTGGCCGCCACGCTGCTCGGCCTGCCGCAGACCCTGCGCAAGAGTCGCAGCTACGCCCGCTTCACCGGCGCGCTGGGCGACCAGCTGCTCGCGGAGATCCTCGACACCGCACCCTGTTTCTTCGGCGGCGTGGCCGGCCTGCAGCTGTCGCGCGGCAAGCCGCATCCGCTGCGCTGGCGCTGGAACCTCGAGAAGGATGGCAGCCAGAAGCTGCTCCCCGACGTGCCCGCCAGCCAGCGCCTGTTCCGTGTGGGCTCGCTGTGGTTCCTCGACGCAGAGCACGCGGAGGTTGGGCCGCTCGAAGCTGCTCCCGAAGAAAGCGCCTGGCTCGATCTTCCGCCGCTGCCGCCGGAAAGCACCGCAGCGTTCCGCGCGGAACTGGACGCGGCACGCATGGGGCCACGCGTTCCTGCGCCGCAGATGCTCGGCGAGATGAAGCGTGCGGAGGTCTCGCCGCGGCCGGTGCTCGTGCTGCATGCCCTGACGCGGCATGCGCGGCTGGCCGCAGGCACCCCGCCCCTGGCGTATGGCCGGTTGGCCTTCGACTACGCGGGTGAACGTCTGCCCGGTCGCGGCGGCGAACCGCTCGTCCGTCGCGTGCGCAACGGGGCGCTGCTCGAGATCAGCCGGCGCCGCGCCGAAGAACTGGCCTCGATGGAAAACCTCGAGTCGGTCGGCCTCAACCCCGCCGTCGATACCGAGGGCCTCCCCTGGGACATGGCCGATACGCTGCCCGACGACGCCTGGCTGTTTCCCGGCAAGGGTTATGCGGGCGCGCTCGAAGTGAACACGCCGGCTCGCTGGCTCGCGCTGCGGCCGAAGCTTGAGGCCGATGGCTTCGTGCTCGAATACGCGCCGAGCTTTCCGTTCGAGGTGCTCGAAGGGCCTGTTCGTTGGTACGGCCAGGCCCATGAAGACGACGCCGATCGCGCCTTCGATCTCGAAATCGGTATCGAAGTGGAAGGCCGCCGGGTGAACCTGCTTCCGGCGGTCGCGCAGGCCCTGGCCGAGCACCAGCTCAGCCTCAGCCCCACGCCCGGCGAAGCGGAAGACTCCGTGTGGTACGCCCCTGTGGACGAGCGCCGCCGCGTGCCCGTGCGCTTGAAGGAGCTGCGCGGGCTGCTCGCGCCGCTGGCGGAATACCTCGAAAAGCCACGGCAGCAATTGCATCTTCCGCGTGTCCAGGCGGGCCGGTTGGAAGAGCTGGCCCAGGCGCTGCCGAGCGGTGGGTCGTTCGAGGCGCCCGAACGCCTCCGCGGATTCACGCGGCGCCTGCGCGAAGCCGCGGAACGCGCGAGCGACGCCGTGCCCGAAGGGCTGCATGCCGAGCTTCGTGGTTATCAGCGCGACGGCCTGCGCTGGATGAACGCACTCGCGGAGGCCGGCACCGGTGGCGTGCTCGCCGACGATATGGGCCTCGGCAAGACGTTGCAGCTCATCACGCACCTTCTCGCGCTGAAGGAGAGCGGCAACCTCACGTCGCCCGCGTTGGTGGTCGTGCCGACGAGCCTCGTGCCCAACTGGATTTCCGAGGTGGCGCGCTTTGCCCCCGGCCTGACGCTGCTCGCCCTGCACGGCCCGCAGCGCGCGGAGACGTTCACCCGTATTCCCGAACACGACGTCATCCTCACGACCTACGCGCTGCTGCCGCGCGATGTGGAGACGTTGCGCAAACAGGCGTTCTCGCTGGTCGTGCTCGACGAGGCTCAGCAGGTCAAGAACCCGCGCACGCAGGCGCGCCGTGCGCTGCTCGCGATGAAGGTGCCGCGTTGCCTGTGCCTTACCGGCACGCCGCTGGAAAATCACCTGGGCGAACTGTGGTCGCAGCTCGATCTTGCGGTGCCCGGCCTGCTCGGTGACGAAGGCGCCTTCCGCCGGCACTACCGGCTACCGATCGAGAAACACCAGGACTACGACTGCCAGGATCGGCTCAACCGTCGCATCGCACCGTTCATCCTGCGTCGTACGAAGGCGCAGGTAGCTTCCGAACTGCCGGCGAAGACGGAAATCACCCGACGCGTGGTGATGGAGGCGAAGCAGCGCGATCTCTATGAAAGCCTGCGCCTCTCGCTTGCTGAGGAACTGCGCGAGGTCATCGCGCAACGTGGCATCGCACACAGCGGCATCGTGGTGCTCGATGCGCTGCTCAAGCTGCGCCAGGTGTGCTGCGATCCGCGTCTGGTGAAACTCGAAGCGGCGCGCGGTGTACGCGACTCGGCCAAGTTCGAGCTGCTGATGGACATGCTTCCCGCGTTGCTTGCCGAAGGCCGCCGTGTGCTGCTCTTCAGTCAGTTCACCGAGATGTTGAAGCTCATCGCGGTCGAGCTCGATCGCCGCCGCATCAGCTACGTCACGCTGACCGGCGAGACGCGCGATCGTGCCGAACCGGTGCGACGCTTCCAGGACGGCGAGGTGCCTCTCTTCCTGCTGTCGTTGAAGGCGGGCGGCGTGGGCCTCAACCTCACCAGCGCCGATACCGTCATCCATTACGATCCGTGGTGGAATCCTGCCGCCGAGGCGCAGGCCAGCGATCGCGCGCATCGCATCGGACAGGACAAGCCGGTGTTCGTCTATCGGTTGATTACGGCCGGCACCGTGGAAGAACGCATCGAGGAACTGAAAGCGCGCAAGGCCGAACTGGCCGATGCGGTACTCGAAGGCGGTGGCAGCCGCGAACGCCTCAGCTTCGACGAAAGCGATCTCGACGCGCTGCTTGCGCCGCCAGCTTGA
- a CDS encoding NAD(P)H-dependent glycerol-3-phosphate dehydrogenase — translation MSATSRPTVAVLGAGSWGTALAALLARNDVPTRLWGRDADALAAMAAARRNLRYLPDLDLPRELTYEADLATVLRCADIVLLVVPSHAFAALLDQIVPLLEPHTRVSWATKGFETGTGRFLHELVNEKLPGRAAAVVTGPSFAREVTAGLPSAVTVHATDEAFGKELAVLLHAPNFRAYTGHDILGAELGGAMKNVLAVATGVADGMELGLNARAGLITRGMNEMLRLGVALGARPETLMGLAGLGDLVLTCTGDLSRNRRLGLALGRGVPLEEAVRQIGQVVESVVTADEVARLADFHGLDLPISFGVRAVLHGEVTPEEGLRTLMGREQKAEYPVDLFPNRPV, via the coding sequence ATGAGCGCCACGTCCCGACCCACCGTCGCCGTTCTCGGCGCCGGGTCATGGGGTACCGCGCTGGCAGCCTTGCTGGCGCGTAATGACGTTCCCACGCGCCTGTGGGGACGTGACGCCGACGCCCTGGCCGCCATGGCCGCGGCGCGGCGCAATCTGCGCTACCTGCCGGACCTCGATCTCCCGCGCGAGCTGACCTACGAAGCGGACCTCGCCACCGTGCTTCGCTGTGCCGATATCGTGCTGCTGGTGGTGCCGAGCCACGCCTTCGCGGCGCTGCTCGACCAGATCGTGCCGCTGCTCGAACCGCATACCCGCGTGTCCTGGGCGACCAAGGGCTTCGAGACCGGTACCGGCCGCTTCCTGCACGAGCTGGTCAACGAGAAGCTTCCGGGGCGGGCCGCCGCCGTGGTCACCGGCCCGTCGTTCGCCCGTGAGGTCACAGCCGGCCTGCCCAGTGCCGTCACCGTGCATGCCACGGACGAGGCGTTCGGGAAGGAACTGGCGGTTCTGCTGCACGCCCCCAACTTCCGCGCCTACACCGGGCACGACATCCTCGGCGCGGAACTCGGTGGCGCGATGAAGAACGTGCTTGCCGTTGCGACCGGCGTGGCCGACGGCATGGAGCTGGGCCTCAACGCCCGTGCCGGCCTGATCACCCGCGGTATGAACGAGATGCTGCGCCTCGGGGTCGCTCTTGGTGCCCGGCCGGAAACGCTCATGGGCCTCGCCGGCCTCGGCGACCTCGTGCTCACCTGCACGGGCGACCTCTCGCGCAACCGCCGTCTGGGCCTTGCCCTGGGGCGCGGTGTCCCGCTGGAGGAGGCCGTGCGCCAGATCGGCCAGGTGGTGGAAAGCGTGGTCACGGCGGACGAGGTGGCCCGCCTGGCGGATTTCCACGGGCTCGACCTGCCCATTTCGTTCGGTGTCCGTGCCGTGCTGCACGGCGAGGTCACGCCGGAGGAAGGCTTGCGCACCCTGATGGGGCGTGAGCAGAAGGCCGAATACCCGGTCGATCTGTTCCCCAACCGGCCCGTCTGA
- the secB gene encoding protein-export chaperone SecB encodes MAEITANGQAGQPQLMLQKIYVKDASFEAPNAPQVFQEMGETEAQPQVQLNLGHKAVDLGNDLFEVVLSLTLTCNLGERTAYLAEVHQAGIFGIAGFTGDDRDGILGSYCPNLLFPYARQMVSSMIQEGGFPPFLLQPINFDALYAEQQRQQLEGAGAHPLNS; translated from the coding sequence ATGGCAGAAATCACCGCCAACGGCCAGGCCGGCCAGCCGCAGCTCATGCTGCAGAAGATCTACGTGAAGGACGCCTCCTTCGAGGCGCCGAACGCCCCGCAGGTGTTCCAGGAAATGGGTGAGACCGAGGCGCAGCCGCAGGTCCAGCTCAACCTCGGCCACAAGGCCGTGGACCTGGGCAACGATCTCTTCGAGGTTGTCCTCAGCCTGACCCTCACCTGCAACCTCGGCGAGCGCACGGCCTATCTGGCCGAAGTGCACCAGGCGGGCATCTTCGGCATCGCCGGCTTCACCGGCGACGACCGCGACGGCATCCTGGGTTCCTATTGCCCGAACCTGCTGTTCCCGTACGCGCGCCAGATGGTCTCGTCGATGATCCAGGAGGGTGGTTTCCCGCCGTTCCTGCTCCAGCCGATCAACTTCGACGCCCTCTACGCCGAACAGCAGCGCCAGCAGCTTGAAGGCGCAGGTGCCCATCCGCTCAATAGCTGA
- the rpmB gene encoding 50S ribosomal protein L28, with protein MARRCQVTNKGVQTGNNVSHANNKTRRRWLPNLHERRFWVASENRWVKLRVSNHALRTIDKNGIESVLADLRSRGEKI; from the coding sequence ATGGCCCGTAGATGCCAAGTCACCAACAAGGGTGTGCAGACCGGTAACAACGTCTCGCACGCGAACAACAAGACCCGTCGCCGCTGGTTGCCGAACCTGCACGAGCGTCGCTTCTGGGTCGCCAGCGAGAACCGCTGGGTGAAGCTGCGCGTTTCCAACCACGCGCTGCGCACCATCGACAAGAACGGCATCGAGTCCGTGCTGGCCGACCTCCGTTCCCGCGGCGAAAAGATCTAA
- the rpmG gene encoding 50S ribosomal protein L33 codes for MASKRDKHRLISTAGTGHFYTTTKNKKNTPEKMVFMKYDPVVRKHVEYKEGKIK; via the coding sequence ATGGCAAGCAAGCGCGATAAGCACCGCCTGATTTCCACCGCGGGCACCGGTCACTTCTACACGACCACGAAGAACAAGAAGAACACCCCGGAAAAGATGGTCTTCATGAAGTACGACCCCGTCGTCCGGAAGCACGTCGAATACAAGGAAGGCAAGATCAAGTAA
- a CDS encoding DesA family fatty acid desaturase has product MFDTLLDFLANGLARASWGEMLVYVLVVTQLTIFTVTLYYHRSATHRGVDFHWILNGFFRFWGWLTTGMVVKEWVAIHRKHHAKVETEEDPHSPQIFGIKKVFLDGVSLYREASYNKADMEKYGRGTPDDWFERTLFGRHPYWGPTLMAVIDISLFGVVGLAIWAIQMIWIPFWAAGFVNGIGHWWGYRNFESSDTATNISPWGFWIGGEELHNNHHAFPSSAKFALRKWEFDIGWATICGLRFVGLAKVLRVAPTLNIRPNVHLPDAETLKGVLALRFQATTDYYRNVILPTMREEMAQAGDSIKSVPRRLRRALADGGRWLDNDARERLQAALANRPALKTVCEFRARLVALMEERGADKSLKALQQWIVEAEQSGIRSLQQFAQRLKGYSAVGA; this is encoded by the coding sequence ATGTTCGACACCCTGCTCGATTTCCTCGCCAACGGACTCGCCCGCGCAAGCTGGGGCGAGATGTTGGTCTATGTGCTGGTGGTCACCCAGCTCACCATCTTCACGGTGACGCTCTATTACCACCGTAGCGCGACCCATCGCGGTGTGGACTTCCACTGGATCCTCAACGGCTTCTTCCGTTTCTGGGGCTGGCTGACGACCGGCATGGTGGTGAAGGAGTGGGTTGCCATCCACCGTAAGCATCACGCCAAGGTCGAGACCGAGGAAGATCCGCACAGCCCGCAGATCTTCGGCATCAAGAAGGTCTTCCTCGACGGCGTGTCTCTCTATCGTGAGGCCAGCTACAACAAGGCCGACATGGAGAAGTACGGCCGCGGTACGCCGGACGACTGGTTCGAGCGCACGCTGTTCGGTCGTCATCCCTACTGGGGTCCGACGCTGATGGCGGTGATCGACATCTCGCTGTTCGGCGTGGTCGGTCTCGCGATCTGGGCGATCCAGATGATCTGGATTCCGTTCTGGGCTGCCGGCTTCGTCAACGGCATCGGTCACTGGTGGGGTTACCGCAACTTCGAAAGCTCCGACACGGCGACGAACATCTCGCCCTGGGGCTTCTGGATCGGCGGCGAAGAGCTGCACAACAACCACCACGCTTTCCCGAGCTCGGCGAAGTTCGCGCTGCGCAAGTGGGAGTTCGACATTGGCTGGGCCACGATCTGCGGCCTGCGCTTCGTCGGTCTCGCCAAGGTACTTCGCGTGGCGCCGACGTTGAACATCCGCCCGAACGTGCACCTGCCGGACGCCGAAACGCTCAAGGGCGTGCTGGCGCTGCGTTTCCAGGCCACCACCGATTACTACCGCAACGTGATCCTGCCGACGATGCGCGAGGAAATGGCCCAGGCTGGCGACAGCATCAAGTCGGTACCGCGTCGCCTGCGCCGCGCCCTTGCCGATGGCGGCCGCTGGCTCGACAACGACGCGCGCGAGCGTCTGCAGGCCGCGCTGGCTAACCGGCCGGCGTTGAAGACGGTCTGCGAATTCCGTGCACGCCTCGTGGCGTTGATGGAAGAGCGCGGTGCCGACAAGTCGCTCAAGGCGCTCCAGCAATGGATCGTCGAAGCGGAGCAGAGCGGCATCCGTTCGCTCCAGCAGTTCGCACAGCGCTTGAAGGGTTACTCGGCCGTCGGCGCGTAA
- a CDS encoding ABC transporter ATP-binding protein, translated as MIESGLLNVQSVSRRRAGRSAVADLSFSLNRGEVLGLLGVNGAGKSTTLAMLAGALRPESGRIDLGGRDFVSQPDIARRLVGWLPENAPLWPELSVEEHLVAFARLRGMTRAQARQAADGVLARLQLGDLRRRLAGVLSQGQRQRLGLACALVHAPALLILDEPANALDPVQVGELRKVIRERAAAGAAVILSTHVLAEVVAVCDRVVILHEGRLRYDAPLSREGDGASLEHHFFSIATGAAA; from the coding sequence ATGATCGAGAGCGGTTTGCTGAATGTGCAGTCCGTTTCCCGTCGCCGCGCGGGTCGCTCCGCCGTGGCCGACCTGTCGTTTTCCCTGAACCGCGGTGAAGTACTGGGGCTTCTGGGCGTCAATGGCGCGGGGAAATCCACCACTTTGGCGATGCTTGCAGGGGCACTTCGTCCCGAGAGCGGGCGCATCGATCTCGGGGGCCGCGACTTCGTGTCGCAGCCCGATATCGCCCGTCGCCTGGTCGGCTGGTTGCCCGAGAACGCGCCTCTGTGGCCAGAGCTTTCGGTCGAGGAACACCTCGTCGCCTTCGCTCGCCTGCGCGGCATGACGCGCGCCCAGGCACGCCAGGCGGCGGACGGCGTGCTCGCGCGGCTGCAACTGGGCGATCTACGCCGCCGGCTGGCCGGCGTGCTGTCCCAAGGCCAGCGCCAGCGCCTCGGTCTGGCCTGCGCGCTCGTCCACGCCCCCGCCCTGCTCATCCTCGACGAGCCCGCGAATGCGCTCGATCCCGTTCAGGTCGGGGAACTGCGCAAGGTGATCCGCGAACGAGCGGCCGCCGGTGCCGCGGTGATTCTGTCGACGCATGTACTCGCCGAGGTGGTGGCCGTGTGCGACCGCGTCGTCATTCTCCACGAGGGCCGACTCCGCTACGACGCGCCGCTGAGCCGCGAGGGTGACGGGGCCTCACTGGAACATCACTTCTTCTCGATCGCCACCGGAGCCGCCGCATGA
- a CDS encoding ABC transporter permease: MTVAAVAGLELRRLAVRPLAWALAALTIAWLAWTFVLGLGQFLGAQVKLAAVADAPGFTDLVAIPLLAELAKLAFLVVPLMTMGLLAGERRTGTLALLASTGLAPWRIVVGKYLAVLAWLVLWLLATLAMPLLVGAGSTADWGKLASATLGTALMLATLAAIGIACSAATSFPAIAAAMALIITLALWTIDRGAQAAGVNGGFLEWLTLATHLQNLLRGLVVTSDLVWFALAITLSLILATRRLGSDRERQ; the protein is encoded by the coding sequence ATGACCGTCGCCGCGGTTGCCGGACTGGAACTCCGCCGTCTTGCCGTACGCCCGCTGGCCTGGGCATTGGCGGCTTTGACCATCGCCTGGCTGGCCTGGACCTTCGTGCTCGGACTCGGGCAGTTCCTCGGCGCGCAGGTCAAACTGGCCGCCGTGGCCGACGCCCCCGGATTCACCGATCTGGTCGCCATTCCGCTCCTGGCGGAACTGGCGAAACTGGCGTTTCTGGTGGTGCCGCTCATGACCATGGGTTTGCTGGCGGGCGAACGGCGCACCGGCACGCTGGCGCTGCTGGCATCCACCGGACTCGCCCCTTGGCGCATCGTGGTGGGCAAATACCTGGCCGTACTGGCCTGGCTCGTCCTCTGGTTGCTCGCCACGCTGGCGATGCCGCTACTGGTTGGCGCCGGGTCGACCGCTGACTGGGGCAAGCTGGCCTCCGCGACGCTGGGCACCGCACTCATGCTCGCCACGCTGGCCGCCATCGGCATTGCCTGCTCGGCCGCGACGTCCTTTCCCGCCATCGCGGCCGCCATGGCCCTGATCATTACGCTGGCGTTGTGGACGATCGACCGCGGCGCGCAGGCCGCCGGCGTCAACGGAGGGTTTCTGGAATGGCTGACGTTGGCGACGCATCTGCAGAATCTGCTTCGCGGCCTCGTGGTCACCAGCGATCTGGTCTGGTTCGCCCTCGCTATTACGCTCTCCCTCATTCTCGCCACGCGCCGACTCGGCAGTGACCGGGAGCGCCAGTGA